aactattagaaaaaaaattcctgcggtggttttcccctcctaatgctggtaacatttgtgaggtacaatgtcatgaaaaacttctctccaaagaggtgtcgcactgcggcacgccgttcggactcggctataaaaaggagatcctttatcattgagcttaaaacttgaatcggactgcactcattgatatgtgagaagtttgcccctgttccttagtggaatgttcatgggcaaaatttgcaaatttgcattactcctttcccaaaataccccacaaacagcaattttttactgaccattgcaatatggggctcaaataaaggtatttgggagtagaacacgaatttaatatccaagtGTAGGACCATGTAGTTAGGGCaccaacccttccccaaaacaccccccaaagggtaaacatttttcgaccttgctaatatgtggctcaaatgaaaggtatttaagattagaaaacgaatttgataaccaattttggagccatgtgtttgggggacgtctcatcgtgtaaactccccttaaaccaatggcaatatggggtttaaataaatgttatttgagagaagagctggatgctgatattttttcggggccaagtgtctggggaacccCCGAAAATAACCCTAATTCAGGtgatcatgagaatattgggctgaaataaagtattttaagaatgaagtacatcttacatccaaacttaaattcgtagaccaataaagatcatatgggattcagataaaggcacttatattactaaactgttagtcaagcgatataccattttcgtagcatggtatttcgctaaaagctctttaattttcgaaaataaatattccaaggaaaattttacttCATATAAAGTAGAAGatggtgcagcggagcgggcccggttcagctagtttgtTATATAGTTTAAAAGTCAGGACAACATTGTGGAGATTCGTCACACTAGAAGAAGTAAAAGAAGGAAATCTTGGTAATATTCAGAAGTGACAAAGAGAGGCTCATTAGCACACTAACATTCATTAAGGGTTTGTCGCAAGGATCATTGGGCTCAGAGTAGTCGTTTAGTTCTGCATAATTCATCGACATAGTGTCATTATTCTGAAGCTCTTCATCAGTGCTAGAGTCTTccaacaaataacaaaaaaaaatattaacaaaactttgtataaaattttatttaatgaatgttttactgaatttgaatttttttcatatgaattcacattttaaaattttatcacaaaTAAACTTACTTGTTAAAGGTGTTTGTTGTCTGGCTGTCTTCCGTATCAAAATATTTTGTCCATTTTcggattgaaattttaaacatcccAATCTACATATTTTGCCTTCAAAATTATCAACATATTCTACAATGTATTCATCACCGAATTCATCCCCATAGTCATCAAAGTCCAATAATGATGGCACTATTACAGATATCTTTATCAAATGAATaaacaagaaaatataaaaattaatagaaattttaaacTTCGTCATGTCACGAACAGAAAGATACTGACAAAGCTTTTCTCAATAATTATTCCAAGAAATTACTGTTTATATATTAGAAACATTGCCTTATGCACCCCAAGTGTTATTATAGAATGGAGGGTATGCTAATCTagccattttgtttgtaacatctcgtaCAAACATGAGCAGCATGTACCATGAGCGCCAAAAAAGTTTATATAACCatttgttaatttatttttttcaacctTTTAATTTAGGatttaattaaacattttatatttcaaatgttgtatttaaatctatttttaaagattcaaATCAAAAACAGATTCATAAACACTTTTATACGAACAcataaataaatgcttttttatgacGCTCACTGTATATTGTTGATTGTCTTGATATTATGGGTCGAACTTGCCATGTTCGACCGTCCATTTAT
This Stomoxys calcitrans chromosome 2, idStoCalc2.1, whole genome shotgun sequence DNA region includes the following protein-coding sequences:
- the LOC106094141 gene encoding uncharacterized protein LOC106094141; translated protein: MTKFKISINFYIFLFIHLIKISVIVPSLLDFDDYGDEFGDEYIVEYVDNFEGKICRLGCLKFQSENGQNILIRKTARQQTPLTNSSTDEELQNNDTMSMNYAELNDYSEPNDPCDKPLMNCDESPQCCPDF